Sequence from the Bacillaceae bacterium S4-13-56 genome:
ATCCATTTGACAGGTTTAAATGATGCACCAGCAAATAAAGTAATAAGCACTAATACGATAATAGTAGATATGATGGCAGTCTGTGACAAAACAAGCCCCCCTTGTCCCTTTTTTTACACTTTATGAAAGGACAAGCCAAAGCATTCCAACTTTTATTAGAAAACCAATTTATTTAAGTCAAAGTATTAACAAAAGTTATTCTCTTACAAATGAATAAAAGATGATTCCGCGGATTGGAATCATCTTTTTGATTTAGAAAATTACGCACCAGGTGAAGTGATTGCGCTAATGACAACTTCACCACGTAACTAAATACGGAGTATGCAAATGAACTAAAATAATGATTGGTACAATTTAAAATTGTTTGTCCCATCTGTTTCTAGCAAAAATAACACTAATTCATATTAATACGTCGTTCTCGCGCTTCTTTTAACAAGTAAAAGTATTTTGATTTGGCAATCGCTTCATCGTATTGACCTTTTTCAGATGGTTCAATACTTTGATCAAGTATTCTTTTAATTGACATCCACTCTTGTTTTTTTGCTTGCATCATGGTCAATAGTTCTTCATTCTCATGTTCTACTTGGACTTTTTTTCTTCCGAACATGGTTTCACCTTCTTATATTTAAAATTCTCGACGACCTTCAAGGGCTTTCGAAAGAGTTACCTCGTCTGCATACTCAAGGTCTCCACCAACTGGTAACCCGTGAGCAATTCGCGTAATACGAATACCCGACGGCTTTACCAAGCGAGAAATATACATGGCCGTTGCTTCTCCTTCAATGTTAGGATTGGTAGCCATGATAAGCTCCTTAATATTTTCATCCTTTAACCTGTGTATTAAAGAAGGGACATTGATATCCTCTGGACCTATTCCATCCATAGGGGATATAGCACCATGTAAAACATGATATTTTCCGTGAAATTCCTTCATTTTTTCCATTGCAATAACGTCTTTGGGATCTTGGACAACACAAATCATTGAGTCATCACGTGTTTCATCAGAGCAGATGGCACATGGGTCCCGATCTGTGATATGCCCACAAACGGTACAATGGGAAAGTTCTCTTTTTGCATTGACGAGAGATTTAGCAAAATCCAACACATCGTCTTCTTTCATATTTAACACAAAAAAAGCCAGGCGAACAGCCGTTTTCGGACCGATTCCTGGCAGCTTTGTAAAGCTGTCAATCAGCTTTGATATAGGTTCTGGATAATACATGTTGTGGCCTCCTAGAACATTCCAGGCATATTCAAGCCTTTCGTAAATTGCCCCATTGTATCATTAGTTTTAGTATCTACTTGAGTTAACACTTCATTCGTAGCAGCAAGGATTAAATCCTGTAACATTTCGACGTCATCTGGATCAACAACTTCTTCTTTAATTTCAATTTCAACAATCTCTTTTTTTCCATTTGCAACAACCTTAACCATTCCTCCACCAGCTGTTGCTTCAAATGTCATAGCATAAAGTTCCTCTTGAGCATCTGTCATTTTCTTTTGCATTTTTTGCATTTGTTTCATCATATTATTCATATTTCCCATTCCACCGCGCATAGCGATTCCTCCTTTTATTCACTTTATCTATCTTTTATTTCTAATAAATCTTCTCCAACCAATTTTCTAGCCTCAACAATAATTGGATCTTCGTGTTGAGGTTCCTCATTGGATGAGGTATCAGACTGTTGATTCTTTAAGAAATCTTCTCTTATTTCTGCCCATTTTTCATCTGGAACAGGTACTATAGACAGTTGTTTACCAACTGCTTTGGCTAACAAGCTTTCTATAGTTGGTTTATTCTCCATAGCAAGTGAGCAATGGATTTCATATCTAAAAGAGATGACCACTGTATCTGAAGAAGCTGCTCTTGGCTTGCTATTTAGTAGGGTTGCATGTGCGGGGGGACTATTTTGCTTTAGATTATCCATGAATGCAGCCCACTGACTTGCCACATGCTTTAATTCCTGTTTGGATGCTTGATGTAAAACTTGACGAATCCTTTCCATAGGTACTTTGAAATGACTTCGTTGTGCTCTTTGGGTTACTCGTTTCGATTCCTGCTCTTGAGTATCAGAGTTAGACATAACCCCTTGTGTTTTAAGATTAGTTAACTCTTGTTCTAATTCATTTAACCTCAGAACTAATTTTTCAATGGCTGGACTATCCACTAATGATTCCTGTTGGTTTTCTTGATTACAAATGTTTAAAACAGAGATTTCAATAAAAACCTTTGAAGAATGTGTCCATTTCATTTCTTGCTGACATCGGTTTAACTCAGTAATGGACTGTTGAATCCAATTTTCATTGACAGTTTGTGCTAATGTTTTAAACTCTTCGTCCGGGATTGCTCGATCTAATATACCTTCTATATTAGGGGCACTTTTAAATAGTAGCAAATCGCGTAAGTAATAAATCATATCAAAAACAAATCTTCCTGGATCTTTCCCAGATTGAATTAATTCATCAACGGTTTGCAGGGCTTGATTTGCATTTTTATGAAAAAGCGAATCAACTAATTGTGTTAATCTCTTCTGTGAAACAGAACCGGTAACGGCAAGAACATCTTCAAGTGTAACCTCTTCCTCACTGTAAGAAATAGCTTGATCTAAAATACTCAAAGCATCCCTCATTCCACCT
This genomic interval carries:
- a CDS encoding YaaL family protein, yielding MFGRKKVQVEHENEELLTMMQAKKQEWMSIKRILDQSIEPSEKGQYDEAIAKSKYFYLLKEARERRINMN
- the recR gene encoding recombination mediator RecR; protein product: MYYPEPISKLIDSFTKLPGIGPKTAVRLAFFVLNMKEDDVLDFAKSLVNAKRELSHCTVCGHITDRDPCAICSDETRDDSMICVVQDPKDVIAMEKMKEFHGKYHVLHGAISPMDGIGPEDINVPSLIHRLKDENIKELIMATNPNIEGEATAMYISRLVKPSGIRITRIAHGLPVGGDLEYADEVTLSKALEGRREF
- a CDS encoding YbaB/EbfC family nucleoid-associated protein, which gives rise to MRGGMGNMNNMMKQMQKMQKKMTDAQEELYAMTFEATAGGGMVKVVANGKKEIVEIEIKEEVVDPDDVEMLQDLILAATNEVLTQVDTKTNDTMGQFTKGLNMPGMF
- the dnaX gene encoding DNA polymerase III subunit gamma/tau, with protein sequence MSYQALYRVWRPQIFSDVVGQTHITRTLKNALYQQKFSHAYLFSGPRGTGKTSAAKIFSKAVNCERAPVKEPCNECDSCRGIQDGSISDVIEIDAASNNGVEQIRDIRDKVKYAPSSVPYKVYIIDEVHMLSIGAFNALLKTLEEPPKHVIFILATTEPHKIPLTIISRCQRFDFRRITPESIVGRMKTIIENENIHVQDEALHAVALAAEGGMRDALSILDQAISYSEEEVTLEDVLAVTGSVSQKRLTQLVDSLFHKNANQALQTVDELIQSGKDPGRFVFDMIYYLRDLLLFKSAPNIEGILDRAIPDEEFKTLAQTVNENWIQQSITELNRCQQEMKWTHSSKVFIEISVLNICNQENQQESLVDSPAIEKLVLRLNELEQELTNLKTQGVMSNSDTQEQESKRVTQRAQRSHFKVPMERIRQVLHQASKQELKHVASQWAAFMDNLKQNSPPAHATLLNSKPRAASSDTVVISFRYEIHCSLAMENKPTIESLLAKAVGKQLSIVPVPDEKWAEIREDFLKNQQSDTSSNEEPQHEDPIIVEARKLVGEDLLEIKDR